Sequence from the Janthinobacterium lividum genome:
CAGGCCGCCGGCACCCTGGTTGACCGAGTGCGTGTCGTAGCGCACGGCGCAGGTTTTGTAAGTAATGATGAGCTCCGGATGGTGGTCTTGCGTATGGGTCATATAGGCCAGGGCGTTCACGAACGCCAGGGTCTGGTAGTAATTCTTGAAGCCGAAGTCGCGGCACAGCTTGCCGTTTTGCACCGTCCACTGGGGCAGCAGGGCGTGCAGGGTGGCGATATCCGTGTCGCCCAGCGCCTGCTGGCGCGGCGTGCAGCTCAGTTGGGCCAGGTCTTGCGAA
This genomic interval carries:
- a CDS encoding 4a-hydroxytetrahydrobiopterin dehydratase, translated to MNTPSTSQDLAQLSCTPRQQALGDTDIATLHALLPQWTVQNGKLCRDFGFKNYYQTLAFVNALAYMTHTQDHHPELIITYKTCAVRYDTHSVNQGAGGLSENDFICAAKADLIYQSSQVAP